From the genome of Verrucomicrobiota bacterium:
GTGACAAACATCAAAGCCTGGATTTCCGAGAAGGGATTAGAGTAGGTAGCCGCGGCAAGCCGTTGGATTCCTTGGCAGACCAGCCTGTGGATTGAGTTATGGTGATCCCGCAACGGAGGATCAGGCAGGCGCCGGCCCCGCGCGAGGAATACTGCGGGCGGCCGCACTCCGTCCGCACCTGAGCCTGATTTTAGCCGCCGTTAAACCGGCGCGGGGTTTCGTTCCGTAAAGCCGCGCTGATGAAAATAGGGGTAGGCCAGGGGGATTGCGCTCGCCGCGTCCAGCACGGCCACCTGCTCCGGCGTCAGGCTCCAACCGATCGCGTCGAGGTTCTGGCGAAGTTGCTCCTCATTACGAGCGCCGATGATCACCGTGGCGACAGAAGGCCGGCCCAGCAACCAATTAATCGCAATCTGCGGTACCGATTTGCCGGTCTCGGCCGCGACGGCGTCCAATGCGTCGACCACCCGGTACAGGTACTCGTCCTCGACCGGCGGCCCCATGTCGACCGCCACCGATGAGTTCAGCCGGCTGGTCTCGGGCCGAGGTTGGCCTCGCCGGATTTTGCCCGTCAGCCGCGCCCAGCCCAGGGGACTCCAAACCACCGCACCGACCTTCTGATCCAGCGCCAGGGGCATCAACTCCCATTCGTAAGAGCGGCCCACCAGCGAATAATAGGCCTGGTGCGCGACGTAACGCGGCCAGCCGTACCGGTCGGCAACGGCCAACGACTTCATCAGGTGCCAGCCGGAGAAGTTCGAACAGCCGATGTAGCGGATTTTTCCGGCCCGCACCAGATTGTCAAGGGTGCTGAGGGTCTCTTCAACCGGGGTCACGGCGTCGAAGCCGTGCAGTTGAAACAGATCGATGTAATCGGTGCCGAGCCGGCGCAAACTGCCCTCCACCGACTGGATCAAGTGCCAGCGCGACGACCCGACGTCGTTGGGCCCCTCGCCGCGCCGGAAGGTTGCTTTCGTGGAGATCAAGACTTTATCCCGCCGGCCCGCCACGGCCTTGCCGAGAATTTCTTCGGCTTGCCCGCCCGAATATACGTCGGCGCTGTCGAACATCGTCAGCCCGGATTGGAGACAGACGTCGACCAGGTGGGTGGCTTGCTTGACTTCGTTGCCGCCGAATGCCTTAAACAACGGTCCGCTGCCGCCGAAGGTACCGGTCCCGAACGTTAACACCGGGACTTTGAAACCCGAGCCGCCTAGCTGTCTGTATTCCATGCAGGCAGAAAATCCTGGTCGAGTCTCAAGTCAAATGATTGCTATTGCTCGGAGAGGGCATCCCTTTCTGAGTCACACCGGCTTGCAAGGCGATTTGGCCGGTCTTCGTCCTTCCGAGGCAAAGTCCGCAGTCTTTCAGCGTGTCCCAGCACGCGGGGGCTGACATCGTTTGTTTTGGGACGTACCTTCGGCAAACGGAATCAGAGGGATGAGCAATGAGATCGAACGGTTGTCTGCCGACGCGGCACGGCGCGAAAACTGGAAGCGTTGGGGGCCGTACCTGTCCGAACGGCAGTGGGCCACCGTGCGCGAAGATTACTCCGCAACGGGGGACAGTTGGGGCTACCTGCCGCATGACCACGCACGCTCCCGCGCCTATCGCTGGGGTGAAGACGGGCTGCTCGGCATCACCGACCGCGAATGCCGCCTGTGCTTTGCCCTGGCGCTCTGGAACGGCCAGGACCCGATCCTGAAAGAACGCCTGTTTGGTCTCACCGGGCCCGAGGGCAACCACGGCGAGGACGTCAAGGAACTCTATTACTACCTCGATGCCACCCCGACCACCTCTTACCTCAAAGCCCTTTATAAATATCCTCAGGCAGCCTTTCCCTACGCTCGTCTGGTCGACGAGAACCGCCGCCGCAGCAAGCTCGAGCCGGAGTTTGAACTCCTCGACACCGGCATTTTCGCCGAGAACCGTTATTTCGACGTCACGGCCGAGTACGCCAAGCAGGCGCCGGACGACATCTTTATCCGGCTCACGTTGACCAACCGGGGCCCGGACCCGGCGACGCTGCACGTGCTGCCCCAGCTGTGGTTTCGTAACACCTGGTCCTGGGGCAAGACCTTCGAGGCTGACTCTGCCGAGCAGCCGCGCCTTTTTCAGGCGGCAGTGCAGAGCCCCATTGAGGCCCGTCATCCGACCCTGGGCCGCTACTACCTGACAGCAGGTCCGGGGCCGGACGGCCAGCTGCCTGAGGCGCTTTTCACCGAGAACGAGACCAATGTGGAGCGGATTTACGGCATTCAGGCCGTCAGCGCCCATTATTCGAAAGATGCCTTTCATCGTTACATCATCGACCGGGAGCTCGGGGCGGTCGCCCCGTTCCGGGAAGGCACCAAGGCGGCGTTTCCCTACGTGCTGAACCTGGCGGCCGGTGCCGCCGTCCAGTTGAGGCTGCGTTTGTGCGCTGAAGGCAGCCCGGCCGAGTTATCGGCTCAAAGCGAACAGGTCTTCGCCGCGCGCATTGCTGAGGCCGATGCTTTCTACGCCGCGCGCATTTCTCCCAAGGCCGGCGGGGATGAGCGGCGGGTGGCGCGCCAGGCCTACGCCGGGCTGCTCTGGTCCAAACAGTTCTACCACTACGTTGTCGAGAGTTGGCTCGAAGGTGATCCGGCCCCGCCCAAACCGCCGGATTCGCGGCGCGGCGGGCGCAATCACGAATGGCGGCACCTCTTCGCCCGCGATGTGTTCTCAATGCCGGACAAATGGGAGTACCCGTGGTTTGCCGCCTGGGACCTGGCCTTTCACATGTTGCCGATGGCGCGGCTGGACCCGGCGTTCGCCAAAGAGCAGTTGCTGCTGCTGCTGCGCGAGTGGTACCTGCATCCCAATGGCCAGGTGCCGGCCTATGAGTTCAACTTCAACGATGTGAACCCCCCGGTGCACGCCTGGGCCGCCTGGCGGGTGTACAAAATCAGCGCGGAACGGGGCCAGCGCGATCTGGACTTCCTGGAACGGGTGTTTCAGAAGTTGCTGCTGAACTTCACTTGGTGGGTCAACCGCAAGGACGCCCAAGGCAGAAATCTGTTCACCGGGGGATTCCTTGGCCTCGACAATATCGGGGTGTTCGATCGGTCGGGGCCGGCCCCCTTGGGGGGCGAACTGGAGCAGGCCGACAGCACGGCCTGGATGGCTTTCTACTGCGGCGTAATGCTCTCGATGGCGCTTAAACTGGCCCAGACGCGGCCGCCGTACGAGGACATCGCCAGCAAGTTTTTCGAGCACTTTGTGGCCATCATTGACGCGGTCAACTCGGTGGGCGGAGGCGGGCTCTGGGACGAGGAGGACGGCTTTTACTACGACCGGTTACGCTGGGCTTCAGGGCAGCGGGCGCTCAAGACGCGATCGATCGTCGGCGTGATCCCGCTGTTTGCCGTTGAGATCCTGCGCGAAGCCGATATCCGCAAGCTGCCGGGTTTTTACAAACGGCTGCGCTGGTTTCTGGCCAATAAGCCGAAACTGGTCGCGCATCTCAGCATACGCCAATGTTCCGATTCGCATTACCGGCACGTCGCCTTGCTCTCCATTCCGCCGCTGGACCACCTCAAACGCGTCTTGCGGTACGTGCTCGATGAAAACGAATTTCTGTCCCCTTACGGCGTGCGCGCCGTGTCGCGCTACCACCGGGATCACCCGTTCGAGTTCCAGGCCGATGGCCAGACTTTGACGGTGCGTTATTTGCCCGGAGAGAGCGACAGCGGGCTGTTTGGCGGCAACAGCAACTGGCGCGGCCCGATCTGGATGCCGGTGAACTACCTGTTGATTGAGGCGCTGCAGCGTTACCACCTCTTTTATGGGGACACGCTGAAGGTGGAATGCCCGACCGGTTCGGGCCGCTGGATGAACCTGTTGGAGGTGTCGCGGGAACTGGCGCGCCGGCTGTCGTCGATTTTTCTGAAGGACTCCCAGGGGAGGCGGCCCGTGCATGGCCAGGCCGACTTCTACGCCCGGGACCCTGCCTGGCAGAATCTGATTCTCTTTTACGAGTACTTCCATGGGGATACCGGCCGAGGACTCGGTGCCAGTCATCAGACCGGCTGGACGGCGCTGGTCGCCCGGTTGCTCGAAGAACGCGCTTGATGATGGCATGCCCGCGGCAAATGAGCAGCGCTCGTCGCCCGCAGGTTTCGGCTCCGTGCTGTCGAGGTGTTTCGAACCGCCACGGGCTGGACCGGCAGCCACCCGCATCCGTTCGTAAACCCTCCCCCGGGTGGCGCCTGCAGGGCAGGATTACGGCGGGAAGCTTGACAAACCCGCCTGAAACGCTCGCAATATTGAACGTGATGCCCCTCGTGTCCCTGAATTCCTCCGCTCCGGCGCGGCTCGTTCAGCCGGCGCCATACCCAGAAGACACATTTCGAGGCCGGTAATGTGCGAATAGAGATGGCGTGGAACGAACCCTGGCTTTCCCGAAAGATAAATCTAAAGAAACAACTGCAAGTCCTGAGAGATGACCATGAATCGAAGCGACACCCAAGAAGCAATTGAAAGCGCAAGGACTGTTCTTGGCATTGAGTTAGGCTCAACCCGCATCAAGGCGGTGCTGATCGGCGAGGATCATGCGCCGATCGCGTCGGGAAGCCATGATTGGGAAAACCGGTACGAAAATGGCATCTGGACGTACAGTCTCGAAGAGGTCTGGGCAGGCTTGCAGGAGAGTTATCGCAAGCTTAGCAAGGAAGTTCTCGAGAAGTACAACACCCCGCTGGAGAGGATCGGTGCCATTGGTTTCAGCGCCATGATGCACGGCCATATGGCCTTCGATCAGGCCGGCAACCTGCTCGTCCCGTTCCGTACCTGGCGAAACACCACGACCGCACAGGCGGCGACGGCCCTCACCGAA
Proteins encoded in this window:
- a CDS encoding aldo/keto reductase produces the protein MEYRQLGGSGFKVPVLTFGTGTFGGSGPLFKAFGGNEVKQATHLVDVCLQSGLTMFDSADVYSGGQAEEILGKAVAGRRDKVLISTKATFRRGEGPNDVGSSRWHLIQSVEGSLRRLGTDYIDLFQLHGFDAVTPVEETLSTLDNLVRAGKIRYIGCSNFSGWHLMKSLAVADRYGWPRYVAHQAYYSLVGRSYEWELMPLALDQKVGAVVWSPLGWARLTGKIRRGQPRPETSRLNSSVAVDMGPPVEDEYLYRVVDALDAVAAETGKSVPQIAINWLLGRPSVATVIIGARNEEQLRQNLDAIGWSLTPEQVAVLDAASAIPLAYPYFHQRGFTERNPAPV
- a CDS encoding glucosidase encodes the protein MSNEIERLSADAARRENWKRWGPYLSERQWATVREDYSATGDSWGYLPHDHARSRAYRWGEDGLLGITDRECRLCFALALWNGQDPILKERLFGLTGPEGNHGEDVKELYYYLDATPTTSYLKALYKYPQAAFPYARLVDENRRRSKLEPEFELLDTGIFAENRYFDVTAEYAKQAPDDIFIRLTLTNRGPDPATLHVLPQLWFRNTWSWGKTFEADSAEQPRLFQAAVQSPIEARHPTLGRYYLTAGPGPDGQLPEALFTENETNVERIYGIQAVSAHYSKDAFHRYIIDRELGAVAPFREGTKAAFPYVLNLAAGAAVQLRLRLCAEGSPAELSAQSEQVFAARIAEADAFYAARISPKAGGDERRVARQAYAGLLWSKQFYHYVVESWLEGDPAPPKPPDSRRGGRNHEWRHLFARDVFSMPDKWEYPWFAAWDLAFHMLPMARLDPAFAKEQLLLLLREWYLHPNGQVPAYEFNFNDVNPPVHAWAAWRVYKISAERGQRDLDFLERVFQKLLLNFTWWVNRKDAQGRNLFTGGFLGLDNIGVFDRSGPAPLGGELEQADSTAWMAFYCGVMLSMALKLAQTRPPYEDIASKFFEHFVAIIDAVNSVGGGGLWDEEDGFYYDRLRWASGQRALKTRSIVGVIPLFAVEILREADIRKLPGFYKRLRWFLANKPKLVAHLSIRQCSDSHYRHVALLSIPPLDHLKRVLRYVLDENEFLSPYGVRAVSRYHRDHPFEFQADGQTLTVRYLPGESDSGLFGGNSNWRGPIWMPVNYLLIEALQRYHLFYGDTLKVECPTGSGRWMNLLEVSRELARRLSSIFLKDSQGRRPVHGQADFYARDPAWQNLILFYEYFHGDTGRGLGASHQTGWTALVARLLEERA